The genomic window NNNNNNNNNNNNNNNNNNNNNNNNNNNNNNNNNNNNNNNNNNNNNNNNNNNNNNNNNNNNNNNNNNNNNNNNNNNNNNNNNNNNNNNNNNNNNNNNNNNNNNNNNNNNNNNNNNNNNNNNNNNNNNNNNNNNNNNNNNNNNNNNNNNNNNNNNNNNNNNNNNNNNNNNNNNNNNNNNNNNNNNNNNNNNNNNNNNNNNNNNNNNNNNNNNNNNNNNNNNNNNNNNNNNNNNNNNNNNNNNNNNNNNNNNNNNNNNNNNNNNNNNNNNNNNNNNNNNNNNNNNNNNNNNNNNNNNNNNNNNNNNNNNNNNNNNNNNNNNNNNNNNNNNNNNNNNNNNNNNNNNNNNNNNNNNNNNNNNNNNNNNNNNNNNNNNNNNNNNNNNNNNNNNNNNNNNNNNNNNNNNNNNNNNNNNNNNNNNNNNNNNNNNNNNNNNNNNNNNNNNNNNNNNNNNNNNNNNNNNNNNNNNNNNNNNNNNNNNNNNNNNNNNNNNNNNNNNNNNNNNNNNNNNNNNNNNNNNNNNNNNNNNNNNNNNNNNNNNNNNNNNNNNNNNNNNNNNNNNNNNNNNNNNNNNNNNNTTTTTTAAATCTAAAGGATTTTTTTGTGAATTTTCGTTGTTAGTTCTGAATCTTTCAGTTTCGGTAGTTTGAAAATGTTTGATAACTCCATTTTCTGAGTGCTATTGTGTTAATTTATTATatatcaatatatattaaaaaaaatgagaaagtttATGAACCAAGTCTATATGCAGTAAAGTAAGTGGCCAACTTTTTAAAAAAGGAGGAGTGTTTGGGGCGGCAAttctgatttttaaattttaaaaactaattttacgCTTAAAAATTACGTATTCTCCCACCTCCTTCACATCTTTAATTCTAGTTGTTAATTGGCCAAATCAACAACAGTTATTATTGGAGAAGCTAAGGAGCAACAACGAGAAAGAGAGATGCTGCAGTTCAAATCAAATGAAATGTTGGTGGCATGATTTGAAAGATGTCAAAGTCAGAAGCTCTCCTGAGAAATATAAGAACCTCAGTGATTGTGAAGAACTCTTGGATTCATTGCCAATGAATTTTTCTTCTCCGGATTGTGAAGAACTCTTGGATTCATTGCCAATGAAGTTTTCTTCTCCGGCTCTGCAGCTTAACTTTCAGTTAGAGTGGAACTCATTATAGTAAGACaacttaaaatacaaaattacaaCTGCAATTTGTTATGTCGTTTTTGTTTTCTTGCCTTCTTTGTGTTTAACTGTTGATGAACCAGTTGAAAGTAATTGATATGTTCTGCTTTAACATTCACATCTAAATTTCATAATGCATGATGTTTTAACATTTTATATCAGAATAAGCAAGCTTGCTTGTCAAAGATttttcatcaaaataattaaacttataaaagattttatattgaaataatcaaatatttacaGAATAATCAAATACTTTTTACAGCAGTACATCCAAACTATTTTTtgtaaataacaaataaatattCTTATTTGTTAACTAATTAATAACTGATTTCTGATTTCTAATATCTATGTAGTATTTTGTAACAATCATTTTACggatatataaaaaattagtcaCTAATTAACTATTAGATATAGAAATATATATTTAacaactcaatttttttttatgatacacctataaacaaattttattatttatttattgcatATTTGCTTACTCTTAAAAATAGCTTTTTAATAAGCACACAAATAAACAATAGGTATACTTAGTAAatactttttaaaatataatgaccataataataataaaatgagagaaaattttgattttgaatggAACTTTAcatttgaatatttattatatattttagacTTTTTAATATTTTGAATAAGTATAAACTAATTTTCACAAAATATTCTTACGTGATTTCAAAAACTTTTAACGTTTTTTTTTGTGACCGaaataaactaaacaaagaaaaataaaacaaacaaaacaaggaactgcttaaataaagggacagtcccgtttaagactactcttaaactccttctaaggtgaaagaagctccacatgtgaaagttgtaacttcatcgccatctttgtcatagtatctgccaccgtatttgcatctctcataatcaaacgaaagtcaacacgccaattccaatgcatgatatctcttattttgagcaccaatggatcaataaacccaaaaccatcttgagtaacaagattaaatgcttccacacaatccgtctcatAAATAACATCttgttgacccacatcccaagctaagagatatcctctccaaatagcaaacaattccccttgaagaatactattactcttaatcattcccaaacaccccctttgtcaactcccattacaatctctaataactcaagcaaaaccaacactatcacccgaaccaagATAACTAGCATCataattaatcttgaaagtaccaatggatgggggattccaaaaactatttagagtagagggaagggacatacattgtaattcaaaaatatttctaaactccttttctgaagttaatgccagacaaatcactttttccgaaggccaagtttcatgaggattaaagatgtcattattccttactcgccatatccaccaaactcctgaaaagaacttgaacggatgctcTTTGCTATGATACAATATCcggttcttcaaatccaaaggatgacaagaaatatccaacaTATGCCATACAAGCTGAGCTTCTGGgtaatcccgaatacaatgtaaaactgaTTCCTGGTAAGAAAGACATCTTGGGCACCTatccgatgacgacatcccttttttaaagcgaaaacttgcagtaggaagagtctccttaagacacaaccaagtCAAAAACTTgtgcttttccggaacaagctgacgccaaagccaaagccaattctctCGCTCCTCCCAACCAAAAAGCTTCTTACACAAtcacaagtaaccattgcgtgagtcatagactttggcagcagacccaaactaataccaacccacttccggacctTCTTGCacatctggattgtaagagagaatattacctttcagattttgagataaaggagaataaagagtatccaaatgccacctaccaaccgaccaaatatcctgtatccggagattcgaatcagaaatgtgaacataatccatctcgtTAGATAACTGTCCTTCTCTCCTccagctagaaaaccaaaaattctggttcaaatctccaatacaccaagcaaactcatccttcaacacttcccaagccttgcaaagacacctccaaatgggagagtccttattcttaggataactaaaacagtcatatagagatgatcggtatttggcatccaacaattggacccatagcttgtttggctgctggaaaaaaagtccaaactagcttcccaagaagagcaatatttacacaataaggatctctaatcccaaacctccatatttttttggagtgaccagtaccttccaactaacaagattcaatcctcttccatcaacttgtcctttccaaagaaaattcctcatcatagactccaatttactaatgattcctttGGGAAAAATAGAGACCTGCATCTGGTACGTGGGAATAGCGGCTGCAACAGAATTAACCAAGCAGAGTCTACCATCCTGATTGAGTAAATTTTCTTTCCAGCTTGCTAGCCTACTTCGAATCTTATCCAAGACACCATTGAAAGCTGAACGAGTCACCCTCGAATGGCTAAGGGTAACTCCAAGATACCTGCCCAAGTCCtggacaaatctgatagaggatACCCTAGTGAAAACTTCTTTCCTTGTTGCAGAGACATTCTTGGAGCAAATTGCTTTAGACTtctccacattaatcttcatcccagatgctttgcaaaaagtctctaaaaccaacatcacattttgcacttgtctctttgtagctttacagaatagaagcaagtcattcgcaaacattaagtgggatattcttggtccccctttagaaatagcaaccggctcccacaagcccaaatcaacctgatgactaataaagcatgccaatcgctccatacacaacacaaaaagatagggtgacatagggtctccttgtctaagacctcgACTAGGAGTAAAGCTGTTCAGACGATTcccattccaaagaatagataaggaagaagcagtgacacaattcataatcaaattaatcgtaggaataggaaaaccaaagctcttaagggtatgagctaaaaacctccagtcaactctgtcataagctttctccagattaatcttaaaggccagtgtgtctttctttgatttagtcttcttcataaagtggagaacttcttgagcaataatgatgttgtcaggagTTCCTCGTCCCGGAATAAATCCTCCTTGAAGCGGGCCAACAATCTCTACAAGATGAGGACGAagcctattaacaaggaccttcgtgatgatcttgtaaactacattgcagagactaatcggcttgaaatctttcatagataccgGTGATTCAACCTTTGGAATAAGAACCAGTAAAGTCTCCAACATTCTCGGATCAAGAGTAACACCAGAGAATGCCTGCTTAACCATCTTCCAAACATCAAGAccaatgatctcccaatattctttgaagaagaaagcttgaaacccaTCAGGACCCGGAGCTTTAAAAGATTTCATGTGAAAAACAGCTATTCtgacttcctccatagtaactggtgccgtaagattattgcaagcttcctcattcagagaaggaagaggcacatcaccaaggcaacccaaatcaatatcatccaaatgacagaataagcttttatagaaagactctgcttcttgactcagaacctctggatcagtttcccacactccatccttgagaaaaaggccatgaatcttattatgcttccttcgcgcaagagtttgaatatgaaagaatcttgtattcctatccccgaaccttacccactactctctggacttttggaaccataggagctcttcttgtactagagtattattataatcatcaagTAACTGTTGTTCTTTCTGACGCAAATAAATACTATCCACCACTTCCAAacgcttttgtaaataattaatctgctgctctaattcacatttcttaacaaaaatgttaccaaataccttcgagttaaactctagtgaattcttctgtacttccgaaagcttgccatgaatcCCTTTATTATCAGACCACCATGACTGATTCACAATATCCCTATACCCAGGATGAGTAGCCCAAGCATCAACAAATCGGAAAGGTCGATTCCCTTTAGGCTGAGGACGACTTTTACAACGCACCAGAATAGGGCAATGATCAGACTAaagcctatttaaaacttctgCATAAGCCTCTGGAAAGATAGATAACCAACTACTATTTATACAGACTCGATCAAACTTTTTTGCCACGTCAACATAATTTTTCACCCTTCTGTACCAAGAAAACCGCCTCCCAATAGTTTTCAGATCAAACAAACCACTATCCCCTAATGAAGTAGCAAACATGTCTGCtctttgatgagaaaattgaCAGCCCTTGGATTCATGAGAAaatttgacttcattaaaatcaccaagaacaatccaaGGGCCTTGAAAAACCATGGAttgtgcaacaagataatcccaaaggaaaacccttttattaaattgaggactgccataaataccactacacctccaaattaaattatcaaattgaACCTCAACAGTAACACCCTGATCAAAAGCATCAATGAACTTACAACAAACACCCTTCATAGAGGATAGAAACCAAATACCTCCCTTATGCCCCCCTGCTTCTACTATACCAACAGAGTGATACCCCAACCTTTTCCAAAACaattttaaatgctgaaaaggggagtgagtttcaaccacaataaagaaaacaggtctaaattttctaacaagttccttacaatgcacccaggctaacttattagaagcacccctaatattccaaacaatcatatttaaactatccataaataattgggacagaataaataagaacataaacTCTAAACAGAATTACCAACCTCAATAGGTGGTTTGTCCTGCGGTACTGGCACACTCTGATCCTCAATAATTGCCACCTTCGGACCCCCTAACGCTGCACCTGCCATGCTTCCATCTACTAAGGTTTCCTCTGTTGTGCCACCATTTTTATCAACTGGCGAGTTCTGCAGGGAGGAAGGCCGATGACGCTTCCGTAAAGAAATTCCACGACGTGCAGGAGTTCTGCGCGATGGAGATGgcgcaatttcatgtttttctcgcTTCCCCATCCTAATGCCAATTGATTTGCCTCCATCACCATGCAAATTGGGCCTTGGAACCCTTCTCGAACCATATTTGTGCTGCTTTCCATCTTGGTCCTTCAAACCTGATGACTGGCCTATTGTGAATTTTTCCTTACGCAGCACTTGTTGCCAGCCCTCTCCATCATCCATGCATGCCTCATTAACATGACCATCAGGCACGTGAGGAGCCAATGATTCTGTAACCACATCCTTCCCTTTAACAACTCCTAATTTCTCACCCAAATTACGAGAATTCTCACCCAAATCACGAGCTTCTGATTCAGCCTCTTTATGAAGCTCATGATTGTTGTGTGGCACTGTCGGGGCTTCATTATTTTTTCCATCACCAAAGGAATTTCTGTTTCCTTCCAAGGACTCCTTCTCCATGCACAACGATTT from Arachis ipaensis cultivar K30076 chromosome B09, Araip1.1, whole genome shotgun sequence includes these protein-coding regions:
- the LOC107614744 gene encoding uncharacterized protein LOC107614744, which gives rise to MVFNEDVLQNVQVPLPRIKELRLSVAEETEELCVLLINDLFWSFRPAIISLNVKVCSRIFLKLLLEKLRSNNEKERCCSSNQMKCWWHDLKDVKVRSSPEKYKNLSDCEELLDSLPMNFSSPDCEELLDSLPMKFSSPALQLNFQLEWNSL